A genomic region of Arcobacter sp. LA11 contains the following coding sequences:
- a CDS encoding DUF3010 family protein, translated as MKICGIELKSNNVILVLVDDKEFIDLKIKKLVLEDDENQEEIRKFCNEFLLFLEQNQVEKIVIKKRAKKGNFSGGAVTFKIEGLIQLNPLCEVDLVSPQSISSFEKKNIIEFPSSLKKYQEQAYLTAYSQS; from the coding sequence ATGAAAATATGTGGAATTGAATTAAAATCAAATAATGTAATATTAGTTTTAGTAGATGATAAAGAGTTTATAGATTTAAAAATAAAAAAACTAGTACTTGAAGATGATGAGAACCAAGAAGAGATAAGAAAGTTTTGTAATGAATTTTTACTTTTTTTAGAACAAAATCAGGTTGAAAAAATAGTTATTAAAAAAAGAGCTAAAAAGGGTAATTTTTCAGGTGGTGCAGTTACTTTTAAAATAGAAGGATTAATTCAATTAAATCCATTGTGCGAAGTAGATTTGGTATCTCCTCAAAGTATTAGTTCTTTTGAAAAGAAAAATATTATAGAGTTTCCAAGTTCTTTAAAAAAATATCAAGAGCAAGCATATTTAACTGCTTACTCTCAAAGTTAA
- a CDS encoding NAD(P)-dependent oxidoreductase has protein sequence MAIGFIGLGNLGQAIAQRLTDMGEELKIYNRTKSKVEHLGYEIVDSPKELIEQCDTVFMCLFESSAVENIFKMKNGILKADLEGKTIIDLTTNHYETVLKFHKKIDKKGGEYLESPVFGSVAPALQGLVTIVTSGKKETYESCKPLLEKIGKEIFYLKEAGQASKMKLINNLCLGSFMATLAECTALGEACDIEKAKLLEILGVGGGQSLVLKAKTQKLIEEDFSAHFSNNAIYKDLHTLQDLAYSKNQPLYTATVPKELFGKMKKDGKGEEDFSSIYQLFKD, from the coding sequence ATGGCTATTGGATTTATTGGATTAGGGAATTTAGGTCAAGCTATTGCTCAAAGATTAACTGATATGGGTGAAGAACTTAAAATCTATAACAGAACAAAATCAAAAGTTGAACACTTAGGGTATGAAATAGTTGATTCTCCAAAAGAGTTAATCGAACAATGTGACACTGTTTTTATGTGCCTTTTTGAATCAAGTGCAGTTGAAAATATATTTAAAATGAAAAATGGTATTTTAAAAGCTGATTTAGAAGGTAAGACTATTATTGATTTAACTACAAATCATTATGAAACAGTATTAAAATTTCATAAAAAAATTGATAAAAAAGGTGGAGAATATTTAGAGTCTCCAGTTTTTGGAAGTGTTGCACCAGCACTACAAGGACTTGTAACTATCGTAACTTCTGGAAAAAAAGAGACATATGAGTCTTGCAAACCACTTTTAGAAAAAATTGGAAAAGAGATATTTTATTTAAAAGAAGCCGGACAAGCTTCAAAAATGAAACTTATCAATAATCTATGTCTTGGTTCATTTATGGCTACATTAGCAGAATGTACTGCATTAGGTGAAGCTTGTGATATTGAAAAAGCGAAACTTCTTGAAATACTTGGAGTTGGTGGTGGACAATCACTAGTTTTAAAAGCAAAAACTCAAAAACTTATAGAAGAAGATTTCTCAGCACACTTTTCTAATAATGCAATTTATAAAGATTTACATACTTTACAAGATTTAGCATATAGTAAAAATCAACCACTTTACACAGCAACTGTTCCAAAAGAATTATTTGGAAAAATGAAAAAAGATGGTAAAGGAGAAGAAGATTTCTCTTCTATTTACCAACTTTTTAAAGACTAA
- a CDS encoding LysE family translocator — translation MEIYFTDFLALALAHFVALLSPGVDFFIILTNSSKYGKTAGIITSMGIAFANLFYILLALFGITLIKDNEVVFTSIKILGSLYLLYIGYLLLSSKKRKLFSKKIEKKETKKDIFKYFSIGFLSAILNPKNSIFYFTMFSISIQNDTPFYVQSLYATWMFLAVLFWDIFIVYLVTNDKSRIFLEKYSNFIEKISGIVLFIIGSSIIFNIL, via the coding sequence ATGGAAATTTATTTTACAGATTTTTTAGCACTTGCTCTTGCTCACTTTGTGGCACTATTAAGTCCAGGTGTTGATTTTTTTATAATACTTACAAACTCTTCAAAATATGGGAAAACTGCAGGAATAATAACTTCTATGGGAATTGCATTTGCAAATCTATTTTATATCTTACTTGCTCTTTTTGGTATCACATTAATAAAAGATAATGAAGTTGTATTTACAAGTATAAAAATTCTAGGCTCTTTATATTTGTTATATATTGGATATTTACTTTTATCATCTAAAAAAAGAAAACTGTTTAGTAAAAAAATTGAAAAAAAAGAGACTAAAAAAGATATCTTCAAATACTTTAGTATAGGATTTTTATCTGCAATATTAAATCCTAAAAATTCGATATTTTATTTTACAATGTTTTCAATCTCAATTCAAAATGATACTCCATTTTACGTTCAGTCACTTTATGCAACATGGATGTTCTTAGCCGTTTTATTTTGGGATATATTTATTGTTTATCTTGTTACAAATGATAAAAGCCGTATATTTTTAGAAAAATACTCTAATTTCATAGAAAAAATATCTGGAATTGTACTTTTTATAATAGGAAGTTCTATTATTTTTAACATTTTATAA
- a CDS encoding AraC family transcriptional regulator: MKQKTFTKIFTDEKLPFLELRYSNNTKHYKEHIHETFSIGINLEDKSIYTNKDKKYDFDVGMIALVNPNEIHSCNPILETPNLYYMMFLDEKWCYGIQKSICDESNSFKAFPKDILYDEKLYNEFKDLCETIFSDINYFEKENELINFFTELFRPFLKESTSKIDDPIFEKSIEYLKENYKENISLEELSKEFELNPFYIIRLFKSKINMTPHAYLLNIKINKAKEFLKKGLSIVNTALECGFTDQSHFHRNFLKIVATTPREYQLNFI; the protein is encoded by the coding sequence ATGAAACAAAAAACATTTACAAAAATATTTACAGATGAAAAATTGCCTTTTTTAGAATTAAGATATTCAAATAATACAAAACACTACAAAGAACATATCCATGAAACTTTTTCTATAGGAATAAATCTTGAAGACAAAAGTATCTATACAAATAAAGATAAAAAATATGATTTTGATGTAGGTATGATTGCTCTTGTAAATCCAAATGAAATTCACTCTTGTAATCCCATCTTAGAGACTCCAAATTTGTACTATATGATGTTTTTAGATGAAAAGTGGTGCTATGGTATACAAAAATCAATTTGCGATGAATCAAATAGCTTTAAAGCTTTCCCAAAAGATATTTTATATGATGAAAAACTTTACAATGAATTTAAAGACCTTTGTGAAACTATTTTTAGTGATATCAACTATTTTGAAAAAGAGAATGAACTAATAAACTTTTTCACAGAACTTTTTAGGCCATTTTTAAAAGAATCTACATCTAAAATAGATGACCCTATATTTGAAAAAAGCATAGAATATTTAAAAGAAAACTATAAAGAAAATATCTCACTTGAAGAATTATCAAAAGAGTTTGAACTAAATCCTTTCTATATTATTAGACTTTTTAAATCTAAAATAAATATGACACCACATGCATATTTATTAAATATAAAAATAAATAAAGCCAAAGAGTTTTTAAAAAAAGGGCTCTCTATAGTTAATACTGCTTTAGAATGTGGTTTTACTGATCAAAGCCATTTTCATAGAAACTTCTTAAAAATAGTTGCAACAACTCCTAGAGAATATCAACTTAATTTTATCTAG
- a CDS encoding DNA alkylation repair protein translates to MTKKIYTELDTYSDKQRALDCKRFFKTNIGEYAYGDEFLGIKAPDIRNIVKKYFLELSLDDIKEFLYSKYHEHRMFALLVLVYKYKTKRFTTDEQREEIFNFYIKNTKQINNWDLIDVTAPHIVGVYLLDKDRSILYEFAFSEDLWKKRISIVSTFALINNKEYEDTLKLADILLHDEHDLIHKAVGWAIRNVGIKDLDTMFNFLNPRYKTMPRTMLRYAIEKLPKELRQKYLKGQI, encoded by the coding sequence ATGACTAAAAAGATATATACAGAATTAGATACATATTCAGATAAACAAAGAGCCTTAGATTGTAAAAGATTTTTTAAAACCAATATAGGTGAATATGCATATGGTGATGAGTTTTTAGGAATAAAAGCACCAGATATTAGAAATATAGTTAAGAAATACTTTTTAGAACTATCCTTAGATGATATTAAAGAGTTCCTTTACTCAAAATATCACGAACATAGAATGTTTGCACTTCTAGTTTTAGTTTATAAATATAAAACAAAAAGATTTACAACAGATGAACAAAGAGAAGAGATTTTTAATTTTTATATAAAAAATACTAAACAAATAAACAATTGGGATTTAATAGATGTTACAGCACCACATATAGTTGGAGTTTATTTACTAGATAAAGATAGAAGTATTCTGTATGAGTTTGCTTTTTCAGAAGATTTGTGGAAGAAAAGAATTTCAATAGTTAGTACCTTTGCACTAATAAATAATAAAGAGTATGAAGATACTTTAAAACTTGCAGATATCTTACTTCACGATGAGCATGACCTTATTCACAAAGCTGTAGGATGGGCAATAAGAAATGTTGGAATAAAAGATTTAGATACAATGTTTAACTTTCTAAACCCAAGATATAAAACTATGCCCCGAACTATGTTAAGGTATGCAATAGAAAAACTTCCTAAAGAGTTAAGACAAAAATATCTTAAAGGACAAATTTAA
- a CDS encoding DUF2860 family protein, translated as MKKVLLASVLVSSLLLASEQNYIEFGGGVINSKDNFSTENKNNNPTLNNADKESMGVAYLEFFYGYDLTDSLNIYAKSGIDGFKVGTNYKNFDFGLKADISEEWENPFQTGTKRKETDVSEFGLYAAYGFSANTNHNGAIRYEFSGVNYEKETVIDDLKREGNRHIVSFENLFRSKLIDKDVTYFTNLSYEKYDADGKASSYDRYDFLLGASTSLNEKISLSLFTNVGKKAYEKKNIEVDKKVDVDIYGVNAILNWDKPFNYENTYVSLKTGYEKEEANADFYDKENSFGLISVGYKF; from the coding sequence ATGAAAAAAGTATTATTAGCTTCAGTATTAGTCTCATCATTATTATTGGCAAGTGAACAAAATTATATTGAATTTGGAGGAGGAGTTATTAATTCAAAAGATAATTTCTCAACAGAAAATAAAAACAATAATCCTACATTGAATAATGCAGATAAAGAAAGCATGGGTGTTGCTTATTTAGAATTTTTTTATGGTTATGATTTGACAGATTCTTTAAATATTTATGCGAAATCAGGAATCGATGGATTTAAAGTAGGGACAAATTATAAAAATTTTGATTTTGGACTAAAAGCTGATATTTCAGAAGAGTGGGAAAATCCATTTCAAACAGGAACAAAAAGAAAAGAGACTGATGTTTCAGAATTTGGTTTATACGCAGCATATGGATTTTCTGCGAATACAAATCATAATGGAGCAATTAGATATGAGTTTAGTGGTGTAAATTATGAAAAAGAGACAGTTATCGATGATTTGAAAAGAGAAGGAAATAGACATATAGTATCTTTTGAAAACTTATTTAGAAGTAAACTTATTGATAAAGATGTTACTTACTTTACTAATCTTTCATATGAAAAATATGATGCAGATGGAAAGGCTAGTTCATATGATAGATATGATTTTTTGCTTGGTGCTTCGACTTCTTTAAATGAAAAAATATCGCTTTCATTATTTACAAATGTAGGTAAAAAAGCCTATGAAAAGAAAAATATTGAAGTAGATAAAAAAGTGGATGTTGATATTTATGGAGTAAATGCAATTTTAAACTGGGATAAACCATTTAATTATGAAAATACTTATGTAAGTTTAAAAACTGGATATGAGAAAGAAGAAGCAAATGCAGACTTTTATGATAAAGAAAATTCATTTGGATTGATTAGTGTAGGATATAAATTCTAG
- a CDS encoding LysE family translocator, with protein sequence MINDYLAYIILAITVTAVPGPAVILTIKNSLQYGYKVSMANIFGNFLAMIILASISAIGLGAIILASETIFYAMKILGCIYLVYLGIKVWTSPYKNEERTTKIAEKGLITIFKEGFFVGISNPKAIVFFVALFPQFIDPTREYFLQFTTLILTIEGISFFVLLIYALLAFKFAKYLTKEKTIKQFNKITGGIFIGFGVALLYKN encoded by the coding sequence ATGATAAATGATTATCTCGCATACATAATATTAGCAATAACAGTCACAGCAGTTCCTGGGCCTGCTGTAATTTTAACTATTAAAAACTCTTTGCAATATGGATATAAAGTATCAATGGCAAATATATTTGGGAATTTTTTAGCAATGATTATATTAGCTTCTATTTCAGCAATTGGTTTAGGAGCTATAATCTTAGCCTCTGAAACAATTTTTTATGCAATGAAAATTTTAGGTTGTATCTATTTAGTCTATTTAGGAATAAAAGTTTGGACATCACCATATAAAAATGAAGAAAGAACTACAAAAATAGCTGAAAAAGGTCTAATAACAATATTTAAAGAAGGTTTCTTTGTTGGAATTAGTAATCCAAAAGCAATAGTATTTTTTGTAGCGCTTTTTCCTCAATTTATTGACCCTACTAGGGAATATTTTTTACAGTTTACAACTTTGATTTTAACTATTGAAGGGATATCTTTTTTCGTTCTTCTTATTTATGCTTTATTAGCATTTAAATTTGCTAAATACTTAACAAAAGAGAAGACTATCAAGCAATTTAATAAGATAACAGGTGGTATTTTTATTGGATTTGGAGTAGCTTTACTTTATAAAAATTAA
- a CDS encoding sensor histidine kinase: MLNYKIKLLIIYILLLLNLNAENLKDNIFTSAFISTDGKTFIDIKDLKELDSFKKKQSNFIFKININKEVLKDETFYLRIDTNIEDFVSSNVPYTFNNNLPLIKIDKNINETIIINFDFKQSIPFFEINTFNEFEYKYIINNEKLLFGISYGIIICAFLYNFVFFLYNREKSFLYYSILQISFLSILIVSSKNLLIFNLFEQYGNIVESLIIILISTALITSILFNMEFLNTKKYTPKIHKFLWLLLLLHILDFISLLTIGISPIFEYIPSYIIILILLFSAFAVLKKGYKPAIFYIIGWLSLFIFVFLFESSLSDISDIYLLHIGIPLESLLFSFALGFKIKQIEMEKQRNEGILITQSKLASMGEMVGNIAHQWRQPLTHLSYIIMNLKAAQENDKLDKDYLEKKTNEATNQIEFMSHTIEDFRNFFKVSKQKEVFSLVESINESINLLKESFESLNIKLGFSYEDDLKIETYKGELSQVIFNLLNNAKEEFIKREIGQPKLSIKLLEKENNILIQISDNAGGIDEKIIKKIFEPYFTTKDKGLGIGLYMSKMIIEKNIGGKLEVENIEEGALFTIYLNTQKNQKY; the protein is encoded by the coding sequence ATGTTAAACTATAAAATCAAATTATTAATCATATATATTTTATTACTTCTAAATTTAAATGCAGAAAATCTTAAAGATAATATATTTACATCAGCTTTTATTTCAACAGATGGAAAAACATTTATTGATATAAAAGATCTAAAAGAACTTGACAGTTTCAAAAAAAAACAATCAAATTTTATATTTAAAATTAATATAAATAAAGAGGTTTTAAAAGATGAAACCTTCTATCTTAGAATAGATACAAATATAGAAGACTTTGTCTCTTCAAATGTTCCATATACCTTTAACAACAACTTACCATTGATTAAAATAGATAAAAATATAAACGAAACTATAATAATAAATTTTGATTTTAAACAAAGTATTCCTTTTTTTGAAATTAATACTTTTAATGAATTTGAATATAAATATATTATAAATAATGAAAAGCTCTTATTTGGTATCTCATATGGAATTATTATATGTGCTTTTTTATATAACTTTGTTTTCTTTTTGTATAACAGAGAAAAATCATTTCTTTATTACTCTATTCTACAGATATCATTTTTATCAATATTAATTGTAAGTTCTAAAAATCTATTGATATTTAATCTATTTGAGCAATATGGAAATATTGTAGAGTCTTTAATCATTATACTAATAAGTACTGCATTAATAACCTCTATTTTATTTAATATGGAGTTTTTAAACACAAAAAAATATACTCCTAAGATACATAAGTTTTTATGGCTTCTTCTTTTACTACATATTTTAGATTTTATTTCTCTTTTAACTATAGGAATATCTCCTATATTTGAATATATTCCTTCATATATAATTATACTTATATTGTTGTTTTCAGCATTTGCTGTTCTAAAAAAAGGCTATAAGCCAGCAATATTTTATATAATTGGTTGGCTAAGTTTATTCATATTTGTTTTTCTATTTGAATCAAGTCTTTCTGATATTAGTGATATCTATCTTTTACATATTGGTATTCCTTTAGAATCTTTATTATTCTCTTTTGCACTTGGATTTAAAATAAAACAAATAGAGATGGAAAAACAGAGAAATGAAGGTATTTTAATAACTCAAAGTAAATTAGCATCTATGGGTGAAATGGTAGGAAATATTGCCCATCAATGGAGACAACCACTAACACATCTTTCGTATATAATTATGAACTTAAAAGCTGCACAAGAAAATGATAAACTTGATAAGGATTATCTAGAAAAGAAAACAAATGAAGCAACTAATCAAATAGAGTTTATGTCTCACACTATTGAAGACTTTAGAAATTTTTTCAAAGTATCAAAACAAAAAGAAGTATTCAGTTTAGTTGAGAGTATAAATGAAAGTATAAATCTTTTAAAAGAGAGTTTTGAATCTTTAAATATAAAACTTGGATTTAGTTATGAAGATGACTTAAAAATAGAGACTTACAAAGGTGAACTTTCACAAGTGATTTTTAACCTTCTTAATAATGCAAAAGAAGAATTTATAAAAAGAGAGATTGGACAGCCTAAACTTTCAATAAAATTATTAGAAAAAGAGAATAATATTTTAATTCAAATTTCAGATAACGCTGGTGGAATTGATGAGAAAATCATTAAAAAGATTTTTGAACCATATTTTACAACTAAAGACAAAGGCTTAGGAATAGGGCTTTATATGAGTAAAATGATTATTGAAAAAAACATTGGTGGAAAATTAGAAGTTGAAAACATAGAAGAAGGAGCACTTTTTACAATCTATTTAAATACTCAAAAAAATCAAAAGTATTAG
- a CDS encoding response regulator transcription factor produces MNNLKNLKILYIDDEDYIRNNAVEYLSFYCDNVYEAKDGIDGLNTYKKHNPDIIITDIKMPKLNGIEMVKKIRQNDTKTKIILATAFLDTSYLLQAVELGLIKYLVKPITADKLLPVLKSCTVDIVEDKSIYHLDNGFIFDILNTTLFQNKEQIFLTKKELLFLELLVKNHKRAVKYDELNNYVWQGEMSDDAIRSIVKELRKKISKQAIKNISGIGYQVNVKL; encoded by the coding sequence ATGAACAACTTAAAGAATTTAAAAATTTTATATATTGATGATGAAGATTATATTAGAAACAATGCAGTTGAATATTTAAGCTTCTATTGTGATAATGTATATGAAGCAAAAGATGGTATTGATGGACTTAATACATACAAAAAACATAATCCTGATATTATAATTACAGATATAAAAATGCCTAAACTAAATGGCATAGAAATGGTAAAAAAAATAAGACAGAATGATACAAAAACTAAAATAATATTAGCTACTGCTTTTTTAGACACCTCATATTTACTCCAAGCTGTTGAATTAGGACTTATAAAGTATTTAGTAAAACCAATAACTGCAGACAAACTTTTACCAGTTTTAAAATCTTGCACAGTTGATATAGTAGAAGATAAAAGTATTTATCACTTAGATAATGGTTTTATATTTGATATTTTAAATACAACACTTTTTCAAAATAAAGAGCAAATCTTTTTAACAAAAAAAGAACTACTATTTTTAGAGCTACTAGTAAAAAACCATAAAAGAGCTGTTAAGTATGATGAGTTAAATAATTACGTTTGGCAAGGCGAAATGAGTGATGATGCAATTAGATCAATTGTAAAAGAGTTAAGAAAAAAGATATCAAAACAAGCTATCAAAAATATCTCTGGAATAGGCTACCAAGTAAATGTTAAACTATAA
- a CDS encoding tautomerase — MPHLQFEINKKVDNETKDKFVNEIRETFSSIMDTGTDHIAISIREYEKYNLTIGRANPLDDICLMNLDIREGRTIQQRRELALRYMAIVNEVLEVDNRNQYITFTQHTGEDFHLVEKYLAGWSSGEDPLA; from the coding sequence ATGCCTCATTTACAATTCGAAATAAACAAAAAAGTTGATAATGAAACTAAAGATAAGTTTGTAAATGAAATAAGAGAAACTTTTTCAAGTATTATGGACACAGGAACTGACCATATAGCAATCAGTATTAGAGAATATGAAAAATATAATCTCACAATAGGTAGAGCAAACCCTCTAGATGATATTTGTTTAATGAACCTTGATATTAGAGAAGGACGAACAATACAACAAAGAAGAGAGCTAGCTTTAAGATATATGGCAATTGTAAATGAAGTTTTAGAAGTAGATAACAGAAATCAATATATTACTTTCACACAACATACAGGTGAAGATTTTCATTTAGTTGAAAAATATCTTGCAGGTTGGTCAAGTGGAGAAGATCCACTTGCTTAA
- a CDS encoding NAD(P)/FAD-dependent oxidoreductase, with protein sequence METNLKKRVIIIGGGYAGVSLLHKLKSKKNIELILIDKSQSHLLQTHIHKYISGYYSKEDITFNHEKYCKENSIEFICEEVSNINYKDNYVITRENLLYHYDYLVIATGSISIFPSQIQNVIEYTKDIKRIDNLDYYRNKFKKLLESSPMNRSIAVVGGGVSGLQIACEMAYTIKSKGLNKENIQVTLIEGMNTILPGMDPFLVEKSIQRCKELDIKVINNLFASKILEDSIILSNDDEISYDILIFVIGAIGNNISNSDKNIEENPRNQLVVDDYYKVKPYKNVFAIGDIVQAIDKNTNDFQAPTAQASRMQAELTGKNITKDINGDTLISNNISNKGILIDLGGPNCAIGRLLNVNLSGKIALWMKKLIYSLHTKKFS encoded by the coding sequence ATGGAAACTAACTTGAAAAAGAGAGTTATAATCATTGGTGGGGGATATGCAGGAGTATCACTTTTACATAAATTAAAAAGTAAAAAAAATATAGAACTTATTTTAATTGATAAGTCACAATCTCACTTGTTACAGACACATATACATAAATATATCTCAGGATATTATTCTAAAGAAGATATTACTTTTAATCATGAAAAGTACTGTAAAGAAAACTCTATAGAGTTTATTTGTGAAGAAGTAAGTAATATAAATTATAAAGATAATTATGTGATTACAAGAGAGAATCTTTTATATCATTATGATTATTTAGTTATAGCTACAGGTTCTATATCTATATTTCCAAGTCAAATTCAAAATGTAATAGAATATACAAAAGATATAAAAAGAATAGACAATTTAGATTACTATAGAAATAAATTTAAAAAGCTTTTAGAATCAAGTCCCATGAATAGGTCAATAGCTGTAGTTGGTGGAGGAGTTTCTGGTCTTCAAATAGCTTGTGAAATGGCCTATACAATTAAGTCAAAAGGCTTAAATAAAGAGAATATACAAGTAACTTTAATAGAAGGTATGAATACGATATTACCAGGAATGGATCCTTTTTTAGTAGAAAAATCTATACAAAGATGTAAAGAATTAGATATCAAAGTTATCAATAATCTTTTTGCTTCGAAGATATTAGAAGATAGTATTATCTTATCAAATGACGATGAAATCTCTTATGATATTCTTATTTTTGTAATTGGAGCAATAGGAAATAATATATCAAATAGCGATAAAAATATAGAAGAAAACCCTAGAAATCAGCTGGTTGTAGATGATTATTATAAAGTTAAACCATATAAAAATGTATTTGCAATTGGAGATATAGTTCAAGCAATTGATAAAAATACAAATGATTTTCAAGCTCCGACTGCACAAGCTTCAAGAATGCAAGCAGAGCTTACAGGAAAGAATATAACAAAAGATATCAATGGTGATACACTTATTTCAAATAATATATCAAACAAGGGTATTCTTATTGATTTAGGAGGTCCAAACTGTGCTATTGGACGATTACTAAACGTCAATTTATCGGGGAAAATAGCACTTTGGATGAAAAAATTAATCTACTCTCTACATACTAAAAAATTCTCTTAA
- a CDS encoding ABC transporter substrate-binding protein, whose amino-acid sequence MKKMMRIILGLFVLGFTLSASAKDSIKIGALVAATGPASFLGDPELKTLELYVEKINAAGGVLGKKLELVAYDTGANPKKATTFVKRLINQDEVVAIMGGSASGETMAILPFIKKAKIPLVSMAGSIKIVQPVKKYVFKTPATDRMACQKIFAYLKSKGQTNIALISGNGGFGKSMRGQCKDVAGDYGIKIVADETYGPKDTDMTSQLTKIKSMSNVQAVVNPGFGQGPAIVTKNFKQLGMTQALVQSHGVASKKFIELTGAAGEGVIVASPPVVVASLLEDSNPIKKIAMDYIKEYEGKYNAPVSTFGGYAYDALNLIVDAMKKANSAEPKAIRDAIESTTGYVGLNGMFNMSKKDHLGLDIDSGIKMLEIKNGDWILAK is encoded by the coding sequence ATGAAAAAAATGATGCGAATAATTTTAGGACTATTTGTTCTAGGTTTCACATTAAGTGCAAGTGCTAAAGATAGTATCAAAATTGGTGCTTTAGTTGCAGCAACTGGTCCAGCTTCTTTCTTAGGTGACCCAGAGTTAAAAACTCTTGAGTTATATGTAGAGAAAATAAATGCTGCTGGTGGTGTGTTAGGAAAAAAATTAGAGCTTGTTGCATATGATACAGGTGCTAATCCTAAAAAAGCAACTACATTTGTTAAAAGACTTATCAATCAAGATGAAGTTGTAGCAATAATGGGTGGTTCTGCTTCAGGTGAAACAATGGCAATTTTACCATTTATTAAAAAAGCAAAGATTCCTCTAGTTTCTATGGCTGGATCAATTAAGATTGTTCAACCTGTTAAAAAGTATGTATTTAAAACACCTGCTACAGATAGAATGGCGTGTCAAAAAATATTTGCATATTTAAAAAGTAAAGGACAAACTAATATTGCCTTAATCTCTGGAAATGGTGGATTTGGTAAATCTATGAGAGGTCAATGTAAAGATGTTGCAGGAGATTATGGAATTAAAATTGTTGCAGATGAAACATATGGTCCAAAAGATACTGATATGACTTCTCAATTAACTAAGATTAAATCAATGTCAAATGTACAAGCTGTAGTTAACCCTGGTTTTGGTCAAGGTCCTGCAATTGTTACTAAAAACTTTAAACAATTAGGAATGACTCAAGCCTTAGTTCAATCTCATGGAGTTGCATCTAAAAAGTTTATTGAATTAACAGGTGCTGCTGGTGAAGGCGTTATTGTTGCTTCTCCTCCAGTTGTTGTTGCTTCACTTCTAGAAGATTCAAATCCTATTAAAAAGATTGCAATGGATTACATCAAAGAGTATGAAGGTAAATATAATGCTCCTGTATCTACATTTGGTGGATATGCATATGATGCATTAAATTTAATTGTTGATGCAATGAAAAAAGCAAATTCAGCTGAACCAAAAGCAATTAGAGATGCTATTGAATCTACAACTGGGTATGTTGGATTAAATGGTATGTTTAATATGAGTAAGAAAGATCACTTAGGATTAGATATTGATTCTGGTATTAAAATGCTTGAAATCAAAAATGGTGACTGGATATTAGCAAAGTAA